The Candidatus Nanopelagicales bacterium genome contains the following window.
AGCCACGAACGGCATCGACGGACGGGTGTCCATCGAAGTCGACCCGCGCCTGGCCCGTAAGACATCCGAGACGGTCGCGGAAGCGCGCGCGCTGTGGTGGGCAGTTGACCGACCCAACACGCTGATCAAGATCCCGGGCACAGTCGAGGGTCTGCCAGCGATATCCGCAGCCCTCGGCGAGGGCATCAGCGTGAACGTGACATTGATCTTCTCCCCCAAGCGCTATGTCGACGTAATGGACGCTTGGCTGACGGGTCTGGAAAGCGCGCAAGCCGCGGGTAGTGACTTGTCAACCATCGAATCAGTCGCGTCGTTCTTCGTCAGCCGTGTTGACACCGCTGTCGACACGCGCCTCAAAGCGATCGGCACGGACACCGCCGCTGGACTGCTGGGCAAGGCCGCCATCGCCAACGCCAGGCTTGCCTATGCCGAGTTCTCCAAGGTGATGGCCAGCCAGCGGTGGCTGGCTCTGGCCGCTGCGGGCGCGAGGCCCCAGCGGCCGTTGTGGGCGTCCACCGGGGTCAAGGACCCCGCCTACGACGACACGCGCTATGTCGTCGAGCTCGTCACCGCCGGCACCGTGAACACGATGCCGGAGAAGACGATGCGGGCGGTCGCCGATCATGGTGTCGTCCATGGCGACACAATCCAGCCGTACCTGGACGACGCGTCCCAGGTGTTCGAAGCCCTGGCGGGAGTCGGGATTGACATGGACGAGGTGTTCACCGAGTTGGAGGACGAAGGGGTCGACAAGTTCATCGTCGCCTGGAACGACCTGCTCGACTCGCTGGAATCGGTCCTGGAGTCCCGGTCGTCGACATGAACCAACGGGCCACCAACCCACTGCGGGACCCACGCGACCGGCGGCTGCCGAGGATCGCCGGACCATGCGGGATGGTGATCTTCGGGGTTTCCGGGGACCTGTCCACCAAGAAGGTCATGCCGGCGATCTACGACCTCGCGAACCGCGGGCTCCTGCCCCCGAACTTCGCTCTAGTCGGCTTCGCCAGAAGGGACTGGACACATGAAGGTTTCGCGCAGATAGTGCACAACGCCGTGCAGGAACATTCGCGGACTCCATTCCGCGAGGAGGTGTGGGCCCAGATCGCCGAGGGCATCCGTTTCGTCGCAGGGGATTTGTCGGACGCCACGGCATTCGTCCAGCTCCGCGACACGCTAGCCGAGCTGGACAGCATCCGAGGAACCGGTGGCAATCACGCGTTCTACCTGTCGATCCCGCCCAAACTCTTCTCTGTAGTCGTGAAGCAGCTGGAGACGTGTGGCTTGAGCACGCCGTCGGGTTCGGCTTGGCGCAGGGTCGTCATCGAGAAGCCCTTCGGCCATGACCTTAGGTCAGCGCAGGAGTTGGACAAGATAGTCGATGAGGTATTCCCCTCATCGTCCGTGTTCAGAATCGATCACTACTTGGGCAAAGAGACGGTGCAGAACTTGCTGGCCGTCCGCTTCGCCAACAACATGTTCGAACCTATCTGGAACAACAACTACGTCGATCACGTGCAGATCACCATGGCCGAGGACATCGGGATCGGCAGCCGGGCCGGCTACTTCGACGGAATAGGTGCCGCACGCGACGTCATCCAGAATCACTTGATCCAGTTGCTGGCCCTGACGGCCATGGAGGAGCCGGTCAACCTCGCGGCGGAATCCGTGCGCCACGAGAAGGAGAAGATCCTGCAGGCCACTTCGCGGCCAAGGAACATCACTAGGCACACCGCGCGCGGTCAGTACGCGGCCGGCTGGCAAGGCGGCGTTCCAGTCCGCGGCTACCTGGAGGAGCCCGGGATCCCGCCGGACTCCACAACAGACACGTTCGCGGCGATACGGCTGGACATCAACACCAGGCGATGGGCCGGCGTTCCGTTCTACTTGAGGACGGGCAAACGGCTTGGTCGGCGAGTCACCGAGATCGCGGTCGTATTCAAGGCGGCGCCGCACTTGCCTTTCGCGCGGGCGGCCACCGATGGGCTGTCGCAGAACGCCATCGTGTTTCGGATCCA
Protein-coding sequences here:
- the tal gene encoding transaldolase — its product is MSERLRTLADAGVSIWLDDLDRDRLRSGGLADLVANSFVTGVTTNPSIFNIALAREAGAYEDQLRDLAIRRVSRGEAVRALTGADVRSACDVLRPVWEATNGIDGRVSIEVDPRLARKTSETVAEARALWWAVDRPNTLIKIPGTVEGLPAISAALGEGISVNVTLIFSPKRYVDVMDAWLTGLESAQAAGSDLSTIESVASFFVSRVDTAVDTRLKAIGTDTAAGLLGKAAIANARLAYAEFSKVMASQRWLALAAAGARPQRPLWASTGVKDPAYDDTRYVVELVTAGTVNTMPEKTMRAVADHGVVHGDTIQPYLDDASQVFEALAGVGIDMDEVFTELEDEGVDKFIVAWNDLLDSLESVLESRSST
- the zwf gene encoding glucose-6-phosphate dehydrogenase, which produces MNQRATNPLRDPRDRRLPRIAGPCGMVIFGVSGDLSTKKVMPAIYDLANRGLLPPNFALVGFARRDWTHEGFAQIVHNAVQEHSRTPFREEVWAQIAEGIRFVAGDLSDATAFVQLRDTLAELDSIRGTGGNHAFYLSIPPKLFSVVVKQLETCGLSTPSGSAWRRVVIEKPFGHDLRSAQELDKIVDEVFPSSSVFRIDHYLGKETVQNLLAVRFANNMFEPIWNNNYVDHVQITMAEDIGIGSRAGYFDGIGAARDVIQNHLIQLLALTAMEEPVNLAAESVRHEKEKILQATSRPRNITRHTARGQYAAGWQGGVPVRGYLEEPGIPPDSTTDTFAAIRLDINTRRWAGVPFYLRTGKRLGRRVTEIAVVFKAAPHLPFARAATDGLSQNAIVFRIQPDEGVTVRFGSKVPATMEIRDVTMDFQYGESFTQSSPEAYERLILDVLLGDEPLFPRREEVEMSWRILDPILEHWASSGAPDQYTSGGWGPNSSHEMLANDGRAWRRP